TTCAGCCCTTAAACTGTCCATGATTCAGTGACCTTTGTCGTACCCATCATATCCCACCTTAGTTATCTCTGTTCCAGATGAAGCATCCCAGCCCACACTGCAATGCCAGGCACAGCAGCTGTCCTCGAACCTCTTCTggtgcccccagcaccccagcttGACAGGTCCCCCCCATATTTGTTGACCCCATGGGAGGATTTCTTGTAGAAAAGCTGTGTCGATTCCTCCCTACTGCCACATATATCCATGTGCTCACTGTATGTAACCTTTATGATAGCTTTCAATTTACCCTTCAGCTTCACAGGACCATATTTGACTCCTGTGGGAGAAAATATCTTTTAAGCAAGAGATTACACACTGTCATTTCCAGTTCAGCCCTGAATTCCTTTACTCTCTTTATTGGGTGTTTTGGTGCaattttcccttgctttttgttattttttggcagggaagggaaggctgCTTTATCATGCTCTCAAATTTAACCTACCAGAAATTTATGAATTCCAAGGTTCAGGCTGCCAGGCCCTCTTGTGCCTTCATCAATTTGCCTTACAAAAAAGTAAACCAATGTTCAGAAATCAGAAACCCCTCCGATCTGAAGATAAGCCAGTCTCAGAGTTTTTGAATGAGTTTCTCCTACAGATGGTAAATACCAAGCCACTCTAAAagacaattatttaaaaaaccccaaaccaacaaaaaactcacacagcccccccccccgccttctctttttacaaaaataagcTGGTGGGTGAGCCTGGAGTCTCTTAACATGTGCCTGTGTTGCATCTTCAGCAACCTCTCCTCAGCTTATCAGGACACGGTCACACCTGCCTTGTCACGGCTCCCTTTGCTGCTTCTGAGCAGACCCTGCACAGCGTAAACTCTTTGGAGAAAATCAGGCCCGTCCGGATGCCAGGAGAGCCCCTGCTGCAAAACGCACATTTCTAGAAGGACACCCTGacccttttctcctctctctatCCTTGGCTTCTGCCAGGGCTCCGACAGCCCCTGCAGTATGGATGCCTCACCCGGCCACACCACACCAAGCAGACTTTCCACTCATTTGCAAGTCCAGTGTCTAACAAatagcatttaaattaaaaaagtgaCTCGAGCTGCCAAACACCTGACATGAGGCCTGGCATGCCCCGGGGCACCCCAGAGCCCCCTCCCAACCGGCCAGAGCTTCCCTCCCTCTCAGACCCAGCTCCACAGGGAAGGATggcatttcttctcccttttcactCGTGAGATGTTGACAGTGGGCTCCTTGCTTTAAGACTTCGGGTCCCCCTGCACACACAACCACGCAAACGCCGTGATGCCATGGCAGCAAGAACGTACTGTTGCAAAACCCTTCCCAGGTTTTCCATTGCATCCCAGGCCCTTTCAGGCAGCTGTATTTCCAGGACATTCCTCTCCGTCCTGACAGATGAAGTGCCTCCTTGCTTGCTGGAGCTTTCCCTTCCTTCTGGGCTCTGGAGAACACAGTGGGTCCCACCACGGTGACACCGCCGCTCCCCTGCCAGTGTGAAAGGGAGCTTTTTGTGGTGAGCGTATctcaagggaaggaaaagggagaggcagCCACATTTTAGAGGGAACGCCGGCAAGGATTCAAGCTTCAGCAGCGAGAGAAGCCGTCAGCCCGAGCGGGGAGGTGGCAGCAGCGGAGGTGATACCTGCCGGCCGGATCCTGCTCAGAGAGGGCCCTTGGGATGGTTCCCCAGCACATCAGCTGGTGGGAGAGAGCGGGAAGGACAGGAGTTCGTGGgagattaaaaagcaaaccactgAAACTTACCTGTCACCTGGGGGAcagatacagagagagaaagtCTGGGTCATTTCTCTGCTGTGCAGGTACGGGAATACAACACCAGAGAGAGAAAGCCCGGCCCGGTGTGGCCTCGGCAGCGTCATTGCGTGATGACCTACTACGTTATGAAAACTCACCAGCAGCTCAGTCTTGTACTGGCAGTCAGTGAAAGCCATTTTGGTTCATGACAGATGTTACCTGATTTTCTACTATGCTACTTTAACAAAGATGATTTTAATGATTTGGTTATGTGGATCCCCCCCAGCTGATTCATCTTGTGTTTCTACATATCACTATAAGAACAAGCGTCGGAAAGCATCATATTTACTGACATTCATGCACGGACTTCCCACCTCCACTGAGAAACGTGAGCAAGATCTGGCCACTGAGTGGTCACTGACTTGCAGTCAATCTCCTCAGTCCATCACCTGGACTGCCGGCCAAGTAACTGGCCTTACTCCTCCTGTTAATACTGAGCCACTCATCATTTGTATTATCCATGACTACGTAGGCAGAACACGTCTGACTCTCGCAAGAGCTTGGGTAACTCTCTGAGGGCAGAAGAGAAACGGAAAGGACAGTACGGAGAAAAGGTTGCAGCTCTGCTACCTTCAGCAAAGCAGGTGCTGAAGTTAGAGTTTGCTTCTGTAATTGATGCCAAATAAAACAGAAGGTGCTTCACGCAGCTGAGGAATGAATCGCTACAAAAGTACTGACACTACTGTGGATACCCATCCATTTTCAGACCCCCAACAGCCCGTCACACGAGATCTGAGCTCTGACAACTGTTACGTGTCACACACGTCATGTGTTAGGCGATGCTATTTCCATGCGGAAATGCAGGTAGCCACTCTGCAGCGTCATGTCACAAAAGACGCATCAACAACCATATTACCACATGAGATATGTGACCATAGAGACATCAAACACAGTGTAATTCAAGTCCAGAAATAAAGCTCTattcttcaaagtattttcacAGCATACAGTAGACCAGGAACAGACAACTAGAGCAAGATTTGGGTgtcagaaaaatgtaatttgttattaataaatatatagaaatattcCTTCAGTTGTCCTGATAAAGGCTTAGGATATATCCTTTATATGACAAGTGATAAAGATATGAAAACACTTGATAAGGCAAATTATAAACAATAAATtagctacacttttttttttttatagctagaAATCCAGTTTTTCTAAAGCTCTGATGTCTATCTGCTGAGGCAGTCACATGAATGGAGTATATTCAAGAAGTAACGGAAACTTCTCAAGAATGGCCAtttacttgattttaaaaaaatattttaggagcCATCAAAGACAGGCAATGCAAcacaaaactgttaaaaatattcattCCTTTTGGCACAAATCATTCTTTGCATTCTCTCTCATCTTTTTAAGATGACTTTTTCCATCTCTACTATTTATGTGAGCTTGAGGCTACAGCAtgcaatgtttctttaaaaaacaaaggaaaactaaTCTATTCTAACCCAAAGAACACAGTATCTTTAGTGCTAGAAGGAACGGTTAAGATTTCTGTTCTGCATTAAGAGTGTCAGGGTCATTTATAAAAGCtcgggggttttattttttaaaaagatcccTCCTTCTGGTCCCTCTGGTGCCTGTTTAGtaacttttatatttataatgGCTTAATTTGACATATCTATGGCCAACTGGATTGTTGCactcataatatttttttaaatttgtattagcAGAGCCTACTTGGAAAAGATTTCCATTAACTAGTTTAAATCTCAGGCGCGCCTCTGTGATCATCCAGAGGACAAGGGAAAAATGACCTGATGTTTCTGTCCAGTtttcacagaagacaaaaatagaggaaaaacCTGCTCTGAAGCATACAGCTGTGCAGCAGGGGTGCATGAAAATAAACACCCTCAGCTATTTTATGGAGAAAACTGATATAATCTGTTTAATAGCATGCAGTAATGCTGTTcagttaaatgtatttttgttaagCTAAGTTTGAATTCTGATGTCTACTGCCTGGCAGTAACTCAAACCTATTATAATTATGCCCTTTGACAGTCATCAAAAGGGCACGAATTGGGCTCCACACTGACGCCTGCACCTTAGCAAAGCCAAACAGCTGGTGTTGCTGAAATACAATCCCAAAGGAAGCATAGATGTTACAGACCTACCTTGCGCAAAGGTGTAAAGGCAGGAACAAGACACTGAGGTTGACAACGTCTCAGGCCTCCGTATAGCTTTGCTGGTAAAGGCAGAAGTTGTGCTTGTAAAGACTTTTCTGGCttcacaaaatacaaaaaagggGTAGATATTGGAtgcattaaatgcaaaattactatttcatttttgaaaggcTGTTTCAAATTTACGGCATCCTCGCTGAAACAGTTTGTCAGCCTTTCTCAGAGCCTTCGCCGAGGGAGTGTACTGTATTTTTGTGATGTTCAGTTCCTTTTCTTCATGTTTCTGCTCCTGCCCCAAACTTCCTTCTTCAGTACGTTGCACTTTCTCTGGCCCAACTCTCCCTGCTCCAGAAGTCACACAAACCCACCTCTCTTAAACCCAGCGCcagtttctttcctgaaaaacatTCAATCTCTTCTCACCTCAGTCCCAGTCCCTCTTGCCCAGGAAATTTCTTTCACCCTTCTTCTTGTCCCAGTTCTCAAAACCCCATCTTTCAACCCTGCCCTGACTTTCCAGGCAGCTTCCATATAATTCAGGTCATTTCCTCCTTCACACTGCCAGAGTGATAAACGCCTCTTAGCTTTGCCAAATCTCAGCCTCACCAGACTACAAGCTCCAAAAGATCTGAGCGTGCCCCTTTTCTCCCTGGTCACGGAGTTGGAGATGTTCAAAGACATGTAACGTAGCTAAATTTGGGTGAATTTTTAACGGGGAGATCAGTAAGACACATCCTTGTCCCAAAGCTGACCTCCTGGCAAGGCTCACGCTTCCACTCCGAAGGCCTTAGAGGAGATGAAGAGCAATGAACCGTTTTCAAAGGAAAGGTCAGCAGGAGTTTAACATGAGTGAAATGACATTTCCTCCTAGCTTTATTTACAGAACCAGATGAACCATTTCAACTAACATTTTCAAAGCCCAGCATGGGAATTTTCAGCACGGATAGCTAAATTGACAAAATTATAAAAAACCGAGGGCAGGTTACTTTCCTGGGGAACACTGGGGGAAGAGGAGCCATGCACCAACTCTGTCAGAGAACTTTTCCCCTTTAAACTAACACTGGCAGCTGTGGGGCAGCCAGTCTGCAGTCCAAATGgtcactgtatttctttttaatgagagtTTGGACCTGCTTCAAGCCTAGTGCTATAATTAGGTCTTTTACtagctttttaattttccagTTCAAAGGCTAGAAGTTTTCAGAAACCACGTAAGCCACTACTGAAGGTTACAGGCTGGACCACGGTTCTGAGTCCAAGACATCCAACAGAagctgttttgcattttgcaggAAGCCAGATGAGCATAGCTCAAAAAGGCAAAAGTGTTGCACTTCGCATCAATCTCATGCTGCTAAAGGGAAAAATGCAATTCCACTTTTTACAGAAGCCAAGGGGATGAGAAGGACGAATACCTAGATACAGAGCTTTAGTTATAATCACAGTGCATGGTCGTTTAGATGCACCTTTTCTAAGAGACCTCTCTCTGCAGGACACAAGTTATTCCAAAGACATAAACAACATGCCAGCCTGACTGACGTGATTCATTGCTGCTTTCTTTGAAGAGATCACCACATGCTACTGCAGAGCAGAAGAAGCCTCAGTGCCTGTGCCCCATTTTTATGGTTCAAGAATCAACAATGTTTTCACTCAGGAAATTTATAGTCTTTGCCAATCCCAAACTGGAACGAAGACACATCAGTCACATATTGCAACCTTTCCAGCAAACTCGGTTCCACACGCactatttcagtttcttttctggtTGTGTCATTTTGCAAGTAGACATAGGAAAAAGGTTAAAAGTCAAAACAGGCAAGCTGTATCAATAAGTTAAATTCAAATTTTCTTGCAATAAGTAGCAGTCTTGGAGTGCCAACTCTGATCATGTAAGACTATACACTTAAAAATGTTTGGCTTAGAAAAATTACCTTTATTCATTTTCCACCAGTGCCCCCCAGAGTGGGTTTTTTAGAGCATTCAAAAGGCAACACTGCACTAGTAAGTGCTCTACCTTTTCAGTCATTCCATTTTACTCTTCACATCAAATATGTTAACTTGTCTTTAAACCAATGCAGAGGCCCTCCTGAAATTTTTATACATGTGCTTTTTTatatactgttttttcttttaattacactTCCAGTTACTGATTTTGTTTCAGGGTCAAGAAGAACCACATGAggaaaatcaaattttaaagaGACAGATAGGCAAGGTCATAatctataacattttttttttccttttttactagTCATCCACCTACCTGATGTGCTGATGTGCTCATTCACCTACCTACCTTTCAAGAAAAGTTTtacaagtatttaattttttctttttcaccagaAGTTAGTCAATTAGTGCAAATGACGATGCACACTCATCAGTTACCAATATATTGCTTTATTTCTTGGTAGCAAATTAAGGCTTTATAGTGAGATTTGTACAGTACAGGCCAATTTAAACATTAGAAACTTTAAAAACCACGTAGCACTATTCACTCAATTTAGCATAGCCagaaaagtagcttttttttttcttttataaacagTTAAATGTTACTAATGAGGCCTTATATTTCTTGAGTGCAAATGGCTCAAAATCCCACCATACTCAGGAATGGGCTTAACATTTAACTATCCTCAGGGCCATTTTGAGATAAAGGATAAACAGAGAGTATAGCTGGCTCGGATAAAATATACTGTACTACTTGCTGGAGAAGAatctctaattttaaaaatacagaaaggaaaaccaaagtgATAGTAACTGGCCAAAGGATGGTATCACCCCCTATTAGTCACTGACCAGTAATAGTAGCAATGACAAATTCATTTTCCATGGCCCTCTTTGCTTTAGTACAATCTGATTTATAATTCAGAGCTGATGACATCCTGTACGTTAAGAAACTCAAAACTGGTGGAACATACATAAGTTACAGGAATTTTTGCAGCAGTAGGACAAGTTCCCTCTGCAGGGACATGTCCAAACCATTGCTTTTTTGTAATTTGAGAGAGCATTGCTACAAGTATTTCCTCAGCAGTTATGTATTTTTCTTGAGCATATGGATTTTCACTTCATATCAatgattttattagtgttgtctgGAGATGATGGAACTACTGCTTATGAAAACCAGACACGGTGCTTCCCTTCTTATGTTCTCTACTGAGACATTTATAGCGTTTCAGCTAAACGTATGAATTCACCTGTCAGTCAGGCGCAGGGGGCCTGCCTGAAAATATCATCACCCCTAACGTGTCTGGCTCTCAGATCTGAGCATTACATGtgaaaatgcagagaaactgcTGCCAGAAAATAACCATGGAACGACCACACGCTCTGGGGAAGGAGGCAATGAGATGGAGGAACCTCCAAATCACTCTTGCTCTTGCATGAGCAAGAGTGACCATGAGACTACAAGGGGCTCCCAGTGTCAGAGGGCAACGCTGGCGTTTTAATTCCTTGTTGAACAGCAGTTTTTTCTCCAGCCTAAGGGAACACGCACAAACAAGGTTTCACAAAATCTAAATCTAATGTGAATAACACTCTAAGCCCCTCTGCCCCCAAGGGTGTTATCTAACATCTTTGAAGTCTCGAGATCAGCCATCTGTCCTTTGAACTGGAATGCCACAGAAAAGGGTCGGGTTTCTATGTGTATTAAGGCACATACTGAATTTACCTCAACGCACATGCCTGGTTTGCTCAGGGAGTGTCAACTGCAGTGGTGCCACGGCTGCTGAAGAGATACAGTGAAGGAACAAAGACAGACCTTCTGGTGACAGCCGCGCAGCACAGCAATTGGGACTGTCCCGTGCAAGCTGCTCCACGATGCCTCAGAGAGTCCCTGGTGTACTTACAGTGCTATCTCAGCTTGTTGCAGAATTACAGCAGCTTCTCAGGCTGATTTGCTGGCTTTTCCCTTTGCCAAGCCACCAATATCTCATCTGTTTTCCTTCACTCAGGTGAATATAACACTGCTTATCAGACCCAGAAGTCCCTATCTGCTACCAGATGGTGGTACTACACATGCAGGAGAGGGTGGATTTAGAAATGAAGGCAAATAGTGATGATGCACGAGTGACCTGGAGGTGGGCCTTCCAAGAGAATCCATGCAGGGGCACAATCTCCAGATTCACTCAGCAGAGTGCTCGGCAATGGCCAGCAGGTCTTGTTCTGCTTCAATCAAGTATGTTTAAGAACATTACCCAGTATTTCCTGAGGGATTACAATGGATGACTACCAAAAAGAAACTACTTGGAGACAAGGGGATGCTTTATCAGCCGTATTGGAAGAAGTTGGGGAACACAGACACGTATTGCATAGTCAGCTTCATAAGCACAGCTGGAATTCAGATGTATTTGACAAAGCTTAGTAGCATTTCCAAAGGAGGGATTATGTGCTATTTCCTTTGGAGGTAGCTACTGTAGCTTGGGACAAGATCATGGCTGCTATGGAAATAGCACCCCACTGGGGATGCTGAGCACTCATTGCTTTTGCATTAAGGCAGCCTCTCCACGGAGACCCACCGCACCTTAAAAAGTGATCATACAAAAAGGAAACGAAAAAGTCCTCGAGAAACTCCCCTCACCCACAACATACAAGAAAAGCTGACTCCCGTGAGCTATAGAAAAGACAGCATTACTGAATATGGGAGCGTGTGTTTATAAATCAGTGTTTTTAATACTGCGTTGTAACAACAGGCGTGGGGTGTTCTTTCAGAAGAAGGCAGGGTTGGTGTGCTCTATAATACAGCGCTTGCAATGTCGTTTAACAAATCGCAGAGCATCCACAGAGACATCGCAGTCCTGCACATTCAACATCTGCAGGTCAAAACAGTTGGCAGCTACAATCTGCAGGCCCTGCCCAGTGATGCTCTCACATGATTTCAGGCTCAGGCGCTTCAGGTTGAAGCAGTTGAGGGCTAGAAACTCTAGGCCGGTGTCTGAGACCAGAGGGCACTTGCCGATATCTAGCGATTTGAGTTTTGTGCAATTTTTGGCGAGGTACTCCACACCGTGGTCCGTTATGCCCTCGCAGCCCCGCGCGTTGAGGTAGCGCAGCTTGCTGCAGTATTTGGCTATGTAACGGATACCCACATCTGTGATCCGGCCGCAGTGAGCGATGCTAAGGTATCGGAGGCGCGACTCCAGCTTGGCGATCTCCCGCATGCCGAAGTCACTGACAAAGCGACAGTCGCTCACGCTCAGTTCCTTAATGGACGTGCAGTAAATCATCAGGTAGCGGAGACCCTCGTCGGTGATGCGGACGCAGCGGCGCAGGTACAGGTGAGTCAGTTGAGTGCAGTGAGCGGcaatggtgtgcagtccttcgtCCTCCAGGACGAAGCAGTCTGTCATGTCCAAGTAGCGAATGGAGATTTGTTTCCCATGTAAAGGAGACAGCTTGATGGAGGCTTCGCGAGTCAAACTGATGCATGTTACTTTGGAGCAGCCTAAGTGGAAAAACACAGCGAATTTAAGCAAGCGGTGAAAACAAATCACATAGCAAGACCAGAAAGGTGGGTATGAAATTGCATGCTGGATGTGATGAAAATATCTTCATGTTGCAAGAGCAGAATCGTCCTGACTGACTAGTTTGGATTTGCTGTGATGTGTCCCTACACCAGAGGAAATAATAAACTCCACCGGAGTCAGTGAGGTTGCTTTGGGATTTTGAGCACCAGCAAAGTGACAGACCAATTTTGTCCATATACCAAATGTAAAATGATGATCCTAGGTTTATCCAGGGACAGTCCATGATCTCTTAGTGCAATATAAACCCAGTGACAATTTGAGAAAGTGGTACTACACGACACCCAACGCAGCTTTTTGATCAGAGGCAGTCTCACTGCTGACTGGCTGAGTTTGTAAACCAACATCAGAGGCTCTTTCACCATCCAACCCCATTATAAAAAAGACAAACCCCACCCACCCTCCAAAAAGCATTTGCAGAACAGATGTGAATCCAGGCCCAAGCCTGCAACGTGGGAAGGATGCAAAACTACGGCAAGACTATGTGCTTGCAGAAGGGTGGAGATTGGGGTAACCTAAGGAGACTGGGGAGAGTCAGCAGGAGCCAACAGACTGGTAAGGGCATAGGAGGACACGGAGAGACACAGAAAAGGACTGTTTCAAGTGAGAAAGTCTTTCTGTGAATGGAGGTAACTAGACTACAAGAGAAACACCAGACCTTGCAAGGAAAGATAAAGAGCTAGATTAAAGGGAAAAACATGCTCACAGTCTTCCCCCATTTTTGACCTCCACTCTGTGCATGGTggtaaatgaaagctttttttggAAAGTGCTGTTTCTGCTGCACTGCAAACTGGCAGTCTCGGGCTCCTGAAGGGAAATTCTTATCTGTGCCAAGTTCAGCTGGGAACATTGCATTAGCAGCTAGAAACAGctgcaaggaagaagggagggtcTACCTGTTAGTGATAAAGGCCCAACAGTTTTAGCCTTAAATGTCCAAGACAAATTCTGCAGCTTATGCCTAAAGAGGTGCCCTCAGGTAGGGATAAAAAGAGCTTTTCTGTATTGCTGGAACACTGGCCAGTGGGGATGAAGTGACGCGTGAAAAGCCAGAAAAGTTAGGATGACGACCTTAGAGCTCCATGTATCAGAAGTTCTGCACAAACCCTGTAGACTGGAAGTAAAGAGCATGACAAGGTATGGAGATCACGTCAAAAACTTGAATGACTCAAACCCATACCACGTGATACAACAGGCTTAGTGGAAGGTATGAATACCCTtcagttcttaaaaacaaaaaggaaaaaaattcccttgaGATAACCCAGTGGGCTCACACAAATGCTGTAAGAAGCATGGGATATGGACTTGAAACAGTTTGCCACCTGCAATTAGATTTCTACAGTCATAATTTGAATTTGCAGCTGGGTCTTTAATTTAGGCTTCAAATTTATTTGAACAGATGCAAATTTTGCCTTAGGCTTCACACAATGAAACAGGCAAATTGTCCACAGGTCACACAGAAGCTCTGGGACCTTGAAGCAAAGCACTTTGTTCAACGAACAACACTTTCTTAAAACTGAATGCTGCAATTTCCTCTTCAGATCCATCTATGTTATGGTGCAATCTTTGGAAATACATTTGCCTTCAAATAAGTACTATATACATGCTCAATAATGCAAAGTGGTTTTTCTAAAGGGAAGCAGTACAATATGAATGGTGTAAAAATTTCACCTCTAATATGTTCTTTGGAGTAGGTGATACAAAATGCACCATAGGAGTCCTCATCCTTGAACTGGGTTTCCATGGAAGAAGCTGGCACCCAGGCAGAGTTCTGCTGGACCTGACGTAGCTGTTGCTAGCGCATTTGCCTGAGGAGGCTGCTGCATTAAGGAGTCAGTCTGGGTATTTTACACGCTGACCagaattcaattttaaaatctaGCTAAGTGAGAATGAAGGGTCCacgaggccgaggagaaagttcTGTCTGCTGAGGATCCAAGAAGGGGGAATGCTTTAATGACCTCAGTTAGAAAGCGAATGGGTCAGAAGTCTCACAGCAGGGTTGGAGTCACTTACATCAGTGTGTGATCACTGTTTTGACAAGCTCAGCGTTGCCTTGTCTAGTTACTTTGGCtacactgtaaaatatttcatgGGAAGGATATTCAAAATGGTTTCACCAGAAAAAGTCCATGTTGATATAGAACTGCCTGATTTTTAGGCAAAATGACAGGTTCCTGGGTCTGCAACAATTTTTCTgtcctaaataataaaaaatgtaaaaacaaagctCTTGTAACAGGATTTTCCATAAAGTAGAAtataactgatttttaaaagggaGGGGAAACTTCCAAACAGATTGAAAAAAATGTTGGCTAGTGTGTTAGATAATAACTTGCAGTCAAGCTCAACCAACTTCTAGAGATATCTCAGACCTGCCCACAAAGTGGATGCTGAGAGTGACAGAACTTACATTGTGGAAAACTCTTAAAAGTTAATATGAACATCTGGTTTTGACATTAAAGATTTTGGTATGTTATTGCTGCCAAGTAACCATCCAAGGGGGAGAGGGATTCAACTAGATGTACAACTGTGAACTGGGTTTTAATTAACTAGCTACAAGTATAGCGTTATCCCCCAGCACATGTACCCAACTTCTCTTGCTCAGTATGAAACCAAACCGGTGAACCACTTCAGTCCTGAGAATTGCTTGAGTGTGTAGGTGCAAGCCTTGTCCTCCTAACTACAGACAGAAGGAGGGGAAAACAGAACCCTGCTTCCAAAACATCTTCCAAAATTACCCACACCTGAACGAAAAAAGTGGACTCAAAACAAGACCCCAGAGATCAATCATCCTCAATTCATATGCAGGCACATGCAGCAAAAGCCATGTCTGAACGCAAGCACCCTGACTTCTGAGCGTGCTCAAAACGAGGATTTTTCCCTCACCTGCTCCAAAAAGAAAGGACAACTTAGAAAAATGTGAgattaaaattactttcctgtCCTGTTGATGAGACAAAATTCAAGGAAGACAGGTATTTTACTTGCCCTCTACACACTTTGGACCAAACTGATGACCTCTTAGACACCATCTGAAAGTAACAGGCTTGGGGAAACCACAAATGAAGACAGACCCCAAAAGAACCTACTTCGAGACTTGGTAtcatcttttcattttccctgcttttgaaAAAGCTACCTTTGGTCTATAGCATATCTATCAGTAGGAGCTGTGGACCAAAGCATTTTCAGCCACCTACAAGCCCCCAAGTGCACTCAGAGTGTCAGCTAACGGACTGGTGTGCCAGGGCAGTTCACCCTCAGCTCAGCAATTCTACTTGTCCTCCTTCTCCCAGCCCAGGATACTTGAGCCA
This region of Harpia harpyja isolate bHarHar1 chromosome 1, bHarHar1 primary haplotype, whole genome shotgun sequence genomic DNA includes:
- the FBXL7 gene encoding F-box/LRR-repeat protein 7 isoform X3 → MRTLSTPSPALIFPPNSPGFQNGRGSSTSSSSVTGETVAMVHSPPPTRLTHPLIRLASKHQKEQANIDRLPDHSMIQIFSFLPTNQLCRCARVCRRWYNLAWDPRLWRTIRLTGETINVDRALKVLTRRLCQDTPNVCLMLETVIVSGCRRLTDRGLYTIAQCCPELRRLEVSGCYNISNEAVFDVVSLCPNLEHLDVSGCSKVTCISLTREASIKLSPLHGKQISIRYLDMTDCFVLEDEGLHTIAAHCTQLTHLYLRRCVRITDEGLRYLMIYCTSIKELSVSDCRFVSDFGMREIAKLESRLRYLSIAHCGRITDVGIRYIAKYCSKLRYLNARGCEGITDHGVEYLAKNCTKLKSLDIGKCPLVSDTGLEFLALNCFNLKRLSLKSCESITGQGLQIVAANCFDLQMLNVQDCDVSVDALRFVKRHCKRCIIEHTNPAFF
- the FBXL7 gene encoding F-box/LRR-repeat protein 7 isoform X2, yielding MDNDSDLSMRTLSTPSPALIFPPNSPGFQNGRGSSTSSSSVTGETVAMVHSPPPTRLTHPLIRLASKHQKEQANIDRLPDHSMIQIFSFLPTNQLCRCARVCRRWYNLAWDPRLWRTIRLTGETINVDRALKVLTRRLCQDTPNVCLMLETVIVSGCRRLTDRGLYTIAQCCPELRRLEVSGCYNISNEAVFDVVSLCPNLEHLDVSGCSKVTCISLTREASIKLSPLHGKQISIRYLDMTDCFVLEDEGLHTIAAHCTQLTHLYLRRCVRITDEGLRYLMIYCTSIKELSVSDCRFVSDFGMREIAKLESRLRYLSIAHCGRITDVGIRYIAKYCSKLRYLNARGCEGITDHGVEYLAKNCTKLKSLDIGKCPLVSDTGLEFLALNCFNLKRLSLKSCESITGQGLQIVAANCFDLQMLNVQDCDVSVDALRFVKRHCKRCIIEHTNPAFF
- the FBXL7 gene encoding F-box/LRR-repeat protein 7 isoform X1, encoding MGANNGKQYGSEGKGSSSISSDVSSSTDHTPTKAQKNAATSEDSDLSMRTLSTPSPALIFPPNSPGFQNGRGSSTSSSSVTGETVAMVHSPPPTRLTHPLIRLASKHQKEQANIDRLPDHSMIQIFSFLPTNQLCRCARVCRRWYNLAWDPRLWRTIRLTGETINVDRALKVLTRRLCQDTPNVCLMLETVIVSGCRRLTDRGLYTIAQCCPELRRLEVSGCYNISNEAVFDVVSLCPNLEHLDVSGCSKVTCISLTREASIKLSPLHGKQISIRYLDMTDCFVLEDEGLHTIAAHCTQLTHLYLRRCVRITDEGLRYLMIYCTSIKELSVSDCRFVSDFGMREIAKLESRLRYLSIAHCGRITDVGIRYIAKYCSKLRYLNARGCEGITDHGVEYLAKNCTKLKSLDIGKCPLVSDTGLEFLALNCFNLKRLSLKSCESITGQGLQIVAANCFDLQMLNVQDCDVSVDALRFVKRHCKRCIIEHTNPAFF